In one window of Zingiber officinale cultivar Zhangliang chromosome 11A, Zo_v1.1, whole genome shotgun sequence DNA:
- the LOC122031887 gene encoding BTB/POZ domain-containing protein At5g47800-like, which yields MKFMKLGTKPDTFYTDEAVRSVPSDVPTDLIVRISHTTYLLHKFPLLVKCGLVQLLCSDGGDNEAGEATPIALHDIPGGEEAFELCAKFCYGITINLSAHNFVAALSGAKFLRMNESVAKGNFISKLELFFHSCILEGWKDSILTLQAMWSHSGWSDDHRIVQPCMDSIIEKILIHPSQVSWSYTYTRPGYNKKKQKHAVPKDWWTEDVSDLDLELFRSIISTVKSTKKLPSALIGEALHVYSCKHMPSPLELQKHAQSSVNQSSELGMSKHRQVLEAIVSMIPAESRAVSGSFLLRLLEIAGHVRASSSTRAELVRRSGQQLDEVAASDLLISDIGMVEAVLESFLLQLCQSVPREETERVVASMAKVGRTFDSYLQIIAGDGALPVSKFIELAGSLPDMARTEHDGLYQAIDIFLREHPELSKAEKKRLCRMIECRKLSAEARLDAIGNDQLPLRTIVQLLFIDQETNGGVGAGAGAGANQEVSVAKVAAAQDEEKRSRNRAETRHHHREPALATRAERTRVVPSPSEPTRTIKHVQS from the exons ATGAAGTTTATGAAACTCGGAACAAAGCCAGACACCTTTTACACAGATGAAGCTGTGAG ATCAGTGCCTTCTGATGTGCCGACTGACCTGATTGTTCGCATCAGCCACACTACTTACCTCTTGCATAAG TTTCCACTTCTAGTGAAGTGTGGCCTAGTCCAGCTGCTCTGCTCCGACGGCGGAGACAATGAAGCCGGCGAGGCGACCCCGATTGCCCTCCACGACATCCCGGGGGGAGAAGAAGCCTTCGAGCTCTGCGCGAAATTCTGCTACGGGATCACCATCAACCTCAGCGCTCACAACTTTGTGGCGGCCCTCTCCGGCGCCAAGTTCCTGCGGATGAACGAGTCGGTCGCCAAAGGGAACTTCATCAGCAAGCTCGAGCTGTTCTTCCACTCCTGCATCCTGGAAGGGTGGAAGGACTCGATCCTCACGCTCCAGGCGATGTGGAGTCACTCCGGCTGGTCGGACGATCACAGAATTGTGCAACCTTGCATGGATTCGATCATCGAAAAGATCCTCATTCATCCATCACAG GTTTCATGGTCTTATACTTATACGAGGCCtggctacaacaagaagaagcagaagcacgCCGTCCCTAAGGATTGGTGGACTGAAGATGTGTCCGATCTCGATCTCGAGCTCTTTCGATCGATCATTTCGACAGTCAAATCCACCAAGAAACTCCCCTCTGCGCTGATTGGGGAAGCACTGCATGTCTATTCGTGCAAGCACATGCCGAGCCCGCTGGAGTTGCAGAAGCATGCGCAGAGCTCGGTGAATCAGAGCAGCGAGCTGGGGATGAGCAAGCACCGACAAGTCCTGGAGGCCATCGTGAGCATGATCCCGGCCGAGTCGAGGGCGGTTTCCGGCAGTTTCTTGCTGAGGCTGCTGGAGATCGCCGGCCATGTGAGAGCCTCGTCGTCCACCAGAGCCGAGCTGGTGAGGCGATCGGGACAGCAGCTGGATGAGGTCGCGGCGAGTGATCTTCTGATTTCGGATATCGGCATGGTGGAGGCGGTGCTGGAGAGCTTCCTCCTGCAACTCTGTCAGTCGGTGCCGAGAGAAGAGACGGAGAGAGTCGTCGCCTCCATGGCCAAGGTGGGAAGGACCTTCGATTCGTACCTGCAGATCATCGCCGGCGACGGTGCTTTGCCGGTTTCCAAGTTCATTGAGCTCGCAGGGTCGTTGCCTGACATGGCGCGAACAGAGCACGATGGACTATATCAAGCTATCGACATTTTCCTGaga GAACACCCGGAGTTAAGCAAGGCAGAGAAGAAGAGGCTCTGCAGGATGATCGAGTGCCGGAAATTGTCAGCCGAAGCTCGCTTAGATGCCATCGGCAATGACCAGCTGCCACTGCGCACCATCGTGCAGCTTCTCTTCATAGATCAAGAAACGAATGGCGGTGTCGGTGCCGGAGCCGGTGCCGGTGCTAATCAAGAAGTATCAGTTGCCAAGGTAGCTGCAGCTCAGGACGAGGAGAAGAGGTCTAGAAACAGAGCTGAAACTCGGCACCATCACCGAGAGCCTGCTTTAGCTACGCGAGCAGAGAGAACGAGGGTGGTGCCATCGCCATCCGAACCTACAAGAACAATTAAACATGTTCAGAGTTGA
- the LOC122032531 gene encoding vacuolar protein sorting-associated protein 32 homolog 2-like, with amino-acid sequence MFSRLLGKPKEQTSALATIEKLYETLEMLEKKEKVLLKKSDAEIEKAKQFTKTKNKRAAIQCLKRKRLYEQQIEQLGNFQLRIHDQIILLEGAKATTETVDALRTGASAMKAMQKAVNIDDVDKTMDEINEQTENMKQIQEALATPIGSAADFDEDELEAELEELEGAELEEQLLQPAAAAPVAPVHAPAGRLPTRPTPQKNTAEEDELAALQVEMAL; translated from the exons ATGTTTAGTAGGCTTTTAGGAAAGCCCAAAGAGCAAACCAGCGCCTTGGCAACTATCGAGAAATTATATGAG ACACTTGAAATGCTTGAGAAAAAGGAGAAAGTTCTCCTTAAGAAGTCTGATGCTGAGATCGAAAAGGCTAAACAATTCaccaaaactaaaaacaaaagaG CTGCTATACAATGCTTGAAGAGGAAGAGACTTTATGAGCAACAAATTGAGCAGCTTGGAAACTTCCAGCTGAGAATTCATGATCAG ATTATACTATTGGAaggtgcaaaagctacgacagAGACCGTCGATGCATTGAGAACAGGAGCATCTGCAATGAAGGCAATGCAAAAAGCAGT TAATATCGACGATGTTGACAAGACAATGGACGAGATCAACGAGCAGACGGAGAACATGAAACAAATCCAGGAAGCATTAGCCACTCCGATCGGCTCTGCAGCTGATTTTGATGAA GACGAGTTGGAAGCAGAACTGGAGGAGTTGGAGGGAGCTGAGTTGGAAGAACAGCTTCTTCAGCCAGCCGCAGCTGCTCCGGTCGCTCCGGTGCATGCTCCTGCTGGTAGACTACCGACTCGCCCTACTCCCCAGAAAAATACTGCCGAAGAAGATGAACTTGCAGCATTGCAAGTTGAGATGGCACTGTAG
- the LOC122032853 gene encoding uncharacterized protein LOC122032853: MSSIPVKENGGVPFPYPMLSPHNYTVWAIKTEAILDAQGVWEAVEPAEGAQVVAKKDKKARAYILQCVPEDILLQIATKKTTKEVWDSLKTRYLGSDRVKKARVQTLKSEFDALRMKETETIDEFAGKLSALSSKFSTLGATLEDSSLVKKLLDSVPDKFFPIVAGIEQFYDLESIPFEEAIGRLKAYEERTLRLRSNTNGTEGELLLTHAEWQMRQKGSNVDTSSGGKGRGSSSPSRGKWRGRG, from the coding sequence ATGTCGAGCATCCCAGTAAAGGAGAACGGCGGAGTGCCATTTCCCTATCCGATGCTAAGTCCTCACAATTATACTGTGTGGGCAATAAAGACAGAGGCGATCCTTGATGCCCAGGGAGTCTGGGAGGCGGTGGAGCCAGCGGAAGGAGCCCAGGTGGTTGCAAAGAAGGACAAAAAGGCACGTGCATACATCCTGCAgtgtgtccccgaagacatccttCTCCAGATCGCAACAAAGAAGACGACGAAGGAAGTCTGGGACAGCCTCAAGACGAGGTATCTTGGTAGTGATCGGGTGAAGAAGGCACGTGTACAAACATTGAAGAGCGAGTTTGACGCTCTCCGGATGAAAGAAACCGAAacgattgatgagtttgctggcaaactcaGTGCCCTAAGCAGCAAGTTCTCCACCCTTGGTGCCACGCTTGAAGATTCCTCGTTGGTAAAAAAATTGCTCGATTCTGTCCCTGATAAATTCTTTCCTATTGTTGCTGGTATTGAGCAATTCTACGACCTTGAGTCTATACCATTTGAGGAGGCTATAGGACGACTGAAGGCGTACGAAGAACGAACGCTACGACTACGCAGCAACACCAACGGCACTGAAGGTGAGCTCCTATTAACTCATGCCGAATGGCAAATGCGACAGAAGGGGAGCAACGTGGACACTTCGTCAGGAGGAAAGGGGCGTGGGTCCAGCAGCCCTAGTCGTGGCAAATGGCGTGGACGTGGGTGA